The sequence ATCGAGGAAAAATCGATCACCCCGATCAAGGACAAGCAGGGGGAAATCACCCACTTCGTATCCACCGGCCGCGACATCACCGAACGCAAGCGCGCGGAAGAGGAACTGCGTAATGCCAAGGAAAACGCCGAAGAGGCGACGCGCCTTAAAGACAAATTCGTGTCGCTCGTCTCCCACGATCTGCGCGGCCCACTTGCCACCATGATCGGCTTTTTGAAATTGATGGTGGACGATGCCGACGACCCCCTTTCAGCCGATGCCGCCAAGCGGATAAGCATCGTCATCGACTCCGCCGAAAAAATGAACGAGCTGATTGAGGAACTGTTGAGCATCAGCCGGCTCAAAACCGGCAAGATACAGCCGAAGCTCCGCTTTCTGGACGCCAACCACCTGGCGCTCAAAATCACGCTCGCCTTTGGCCCGACGGCGGAAGCCAAAGGCATTACCCTGGAAAACAATATCCCGGAAAAACACCGCCTTTTCGCCGACCCCACCCTTTTTTACCAGGTGCTGCAAAACCTCGTTAGCAATGCCGTGAAGTTTTGCCGCAAAGGGGACCGCATACGGCTATTCATCCCCGATGGAAAACCGTCCACCGTCGCGGTGGGCGATACGGGCGTGGGGCTGGAGCCTTCGCGGGCCGCCCGGCTTTTCAACTACGAGGAAAAAACCTCCACCACCGGCACCGCCGGCGAAATCGGCACCGGGCTGGGCCTCCCCCTTTCGCATGACATCATGCTCGCCCACGGGGGCAATCTGCGGCTGGAATCAGAGCCGGGAAAAGGCGCCACGTTCTATGCCGCGCTCCCCGATGTGCGCCCCACGCTCCTGCTGGTGGAAGACGACATTTACTCGCAAAAGATGATTATCAAAATGCTTGCCCCGCTCAATGTAACGGTCATCACCGC comes from Nitrospinota bacterium and encodes:
- a CDS encoding response regulator, producing the protein MMLDYMLGDGTGIELIPNAKGIPVIFVTGSGDEHIAVNAMKMGAYDYLIKDPERHYLTILPQTVETVMARKKSEDTVRQLSSVVEQTADAVTITGRDGFIQYVNPAFSRLTGYSAEEARGNTPAILKSEHHPPEFYKNLWDTILSGNTFHAEVHNRAKNGAMYIEEKSITPIKDKQGEITHFVSTGRDITERKRAEEELRNAKENAEEATRLKDKFVSLVSHDLRGPLATMIGFLKLMVDDADDPLSADAAKRISIVIDSAEKMNELIEELLSISRLKTGKIQPKLRFLDANHLALKITLAFGPTAEAKGITLENNIPEKHRLFADPTLFYQVLQNLVSNAVKFCRKGDRIRLFIPDGKPSTVAVGDTGVGLEPSRAARLFNYEEKTSTTGTAGEIGTGLGLPLSHDIMLAHGGNLRLESEPGKGATFYAALPDVRPTLLLVEDDIYSQKMIIKMLAPLNVTVITAANGKEALAAAYAQQPHVILSDLIMPVMDGYELIRELKAGESIKDIPVIVLTSAGLEEREKVFMLGADDFVTKPTTDNELLPRVRRFIS